The following proteins are co-located in the Lentibacillus sp. JNUCC-1 genome:
- the trpS gene encoding tryptophan--tRNA ligase: MKTIFSGIQPSGTLTLGNYLGALVQFTELQNEHDCYFCIVDEHAITVPQGRLQLREQIRSLAALYLASGIDPKKATLFIQSEVPAHTQMGWMLQSISYVGELERMTQYKDKSEGKEGVSSALLTYPALMASDILLYNTDIVPVGEDQTQHMELTRNLAQRFNNRFNDILTVPEISIPKVGARIMSLQNPEKKMSKSDSNTKGFVSLLDEPKRIEKKIKSAVTDSEGIVKFDKESKPGISNLLTIMASCTGRSITELEEAFEGEGYGVFKQAVADAVIEKLAPIQEKYADLINSEELDAILDHGAEKASMTANKTLAKAKKAMGLGRKRK; this comes from the coding sequence ATGAAAACCATTTTTTCAGGCATTCAGCCAAGCGGCACTTTAACACTCGGCAATTACCTGGGAGCGCTCGTGCAGTTTACTGAACTGCAAAATGAACATGACTGCTACTTCTGTATTGTGGATGAGCATGCCATAACTGTTCCACAGGGCCGTCTGCAACTCAGGGAACAAATTCGTTCACTTGCAGCCCTATACCTTGCATCAGGCATTGACCCAAAGAAAGCTACCTTATTTATCCAATCAGAAGTTCCTGCACACACACAGATGGGATGGATGCTGCAATCGATCAGTTATGTGGGCGAACTTGAACGGATGACGCAGTACAAAGATAAGTCTGAAGGTAAAGAAGGGGTTTCTTCAGCATTATTGACCTATCCGGCTCTAATGGCATCCGATATCCTGCTGTATAATACGGACATTGTTCCAGTTGGAGAAGATCAGACCCAACATATGGAACTTACGCGCAATCTCGCCCAGCGCTTTAATAACCGCTTTAACGACATTTTAACCGTGCCGGAAATCAGCATTCCGAAAGTCGGAGCCCGTATTATGTCTTTGCAAAATCCCGAGAAAAAAATGAGTAAATCAGACAGCAATACGAAAGGATTCGTTTCTCTGCTTGACGAACCAAAACGGATTGAAAAAAAGATTAAGAGCGCTGTAACAGATTCTGAAGGCATCGTTAAATTTGATAAAGAGTCTAAACCTGGCATTTCAAACCTGTTGACAATCATGGCCAGTTGCACAGGGCGCTCGATCACTGAACTGGAAGAAGCCTTTGAAGGAGAGGGATACGGCGTGTTTAAACAAGCCGTAGCTGATGCAGTCATTGAAAAACTGGCACCTATTCAAGAAAAATATGCTGATCTCATCAACTCTGAGGAACTAGATGCTATACTCGATCATGGTGCTGAAAAAGCGTCTATGACCGCCAACAAAACACTTGCCAAAGCCAAAAAAGCGATGGGCCTTGGACGCAAGAGAAAATAA